The Cloacibacterium sp. TD35 region CTTTTATTTTTCCAACGATGACAGCATTTGTGCCAATCCAAACTTCGTTTCCAATTTCTGGAACGCCTACATGTTTTCCACGATTGGCTTGTGCGATAGTTACGCCATGCATAATATTACAGTTCTTGCCAATTTTCACTTTTGGATTAATTACCACAGTTCCCCAATGTCCTAGATAAAAACCTTCCCCAATTTGAGTTTCTGGATAAATTTGAAAACCGTATTTAATCTGATGGTGGCGCAAAACGAATCTCCAAAAAATCCCTAAAACCGATTTCTTGTAGTGTTGTTGGCATTTTCTCAAAAGATAAACGTAATGCAAATTAGGATTGATGCATTTTGCCCAAATTTCACCTGTTGAAAGCCATTTTCCGCTTTCTCTGTAAAAATCTTTTTGGATGATTGAGTAATTCATTTTTTAGTTTCGAGTTTCGGGATACGAGTTCCGTGGTAAATTTCGTAACTCGAAACTCGTATCTCGTATCAAATATAATCAATAATTTCCATAATTTTATTTACAGAATTTTCTAGGTTGAAAGGCATTTTATACTCTTTCAAGTTTTCTTGATATTGTTCAAAAAAATCAGGTTCAGTCAATGCTTTTTTCATGCCCTCGTAAATTCCTTCTTCAGAATTTTCTACGATGAGGCCAAGATTTCCATTTTCTAACATTTCTTGAACTCCCGAAACATCAGTTGCAATTATATTTTTTTTCAAGGTGATGGCTTCAAATAAAACGGTAGGGAAACCTTCGTATCTAGAACTCAATATGTAAAAATCTGCTGCTTTAATAGAAGGGTAAGGATTATCTGTAAAGCCCAACATTTCTGCAGTTTCGTTAACACCTAATTCCGTTTTTAAATTCTTAATGTTTTCAAAATCATATCCATCACCAATGATTTGAATCCGATGTTTAAACCCTTCATCAAGCAATTTTTTATGGACTTTCAACAATCTATCAAACCCTTTTTGTGGAAAAACGGTTCCAACAGAAACAAAGGTTGGTTGCTGTTTGTCAGTTGTCGTTTGTTGGTCTTGATTCTTGATTCTTGGATCTTGGCTCTTTAATAAGATTTCTTCAGTATCCAAAGGATTATAAATCCTCACAATTTTTGATTTTTCGACTTCGTTTTGGACTAAACTTTCAAAATCTTTTTGGATGTGTTCAGAAATCACCATGATTTTATCAAAGCCAAAAAACTTGCGAATTTCTTGGTCTGTGTAATTGTGAAATTTAGTTTTTCTTAAGTCATTGTGAATCCAAACAATTTTTTTAGAAGATTTGATAGGAGAATCCAGAATGTCATCTCTCATTCCGTGAATTGCAGCAAATTCTACATCATATTTCTTATTTTTAAGAACCGTGGAGTAGAGAATTTTCGGAAATTTCTTCAATAATTTTTGATACAAAACACGATACGCTTTCTTCGGAATATCCTGAATTCTGTTGGTGGTAATCATTTCACCTTTGTTCAGATAAAGTACACTAATCCAATCAGGAACTTCTGCAAGATATTTCCCAGAGTATAAATTCAGCAGTAAATCGATTTCATACTTATCTTTTGGAAGATTTTTAAGAAAAGTCACGAGAACTTTTTCTGCGCCACCGTGACGTAGAGAACCAATTCTGATGAGGATTTTTTTCTTTTCCAAATTATTTTAATTTTTTATAAATTATTGAAAAAGGGAGTGTTAGAATTCCTAAAACTTTAATCACAGGATTTTTAATCTCATTAAAAAGGGTAGGAATTTTTCTTCCACTTTTTAAAGCATAGGTTTGGTAGCCAATTAAGTTTCTGAGCAATGCTTTTGGATAAAAAAACAATTGATTTCCGTATGAATTGAGAAATGAAAGATGACCTTCTGTCAATCCAAAAAAATTTTTTCCGCTCCATCTTGTATTAGAAACAGAAGCTTCATCGTCATCATCTTTTAGGTAAAATCGCACTATTTTATTCGCAAATCTGGTCTTAATTCCTCTAGCGTCATACTCATTGAAAATCACACTTTGTGGAATGTAACCTTTGCCTTCATAATGACTAAAATCTTTATCAGAAACTTCTCTTTGATAGGTTTTGGTAATAAAAATCCCGAATTTATCTCCTCTAACTTTGTATTTGTAGCGCATCTCGAAAATGCTTCCATCAAAACCTTCGTTTGGATATTTATCACCAACAATTTTACCGTTTTCATCCGCCGAAAGTCCCATCACAGAAATATAATCGTCTTGATTTTCTATTTTTTCAACTTCTGAAATTAAATTTTCCAAAGCGTCTTCTGGATAAGCGTCATCAGAATCCACCACCATAAAATAAGGTGTTTTCACCATTTTTACGCCTTCTAAAACAGTTAGAAATTTATGGCGGTTTTTATCTTTTTTATAAATAATTTCAAAAAAAGGATTCATCAGTTGGAAATTTTCTACCACTGTGGAAGTATTATCCGTGGAACCATCATCTAAAACAATCCAAAGAAAATCTTTGAAACTCTGATTGAGAAGAGATTCAAAAACCTTTGGAAGCGTTTTTGCCCGATTGTAAGTAGGCGTGATAATGGTAATTTTTTTCATTGGAGATACGAGATACGAGATACGAGATACGAGGTTTTACTCGAAACTCGAAACTCGCATCAATTTATTTTATTAATTTTTTATATTGTTGTTCAAAAACTTCGGTGACTTGTTGATAGATTTTCTTTTCATCAAATTTTTTATCGGCAGACTGAGTTCCTTCTATAATTTTTTTGACCAATTCTGGTTCGGTAAGAAACCTTTTCATGGCTTCGAAAATTTCATTTTCATCAAAGTTAACTAAAATTCCGTCTTTTCCATCATCTATCATTTCTGGAATCCCGCCCACGTTGGTAGAAATAATCGGTTTGTGCAATCCCATTACTTCGCCAATCGTTAAAGGATAACTTTCAGATTTTGAAGGAAGTACAAAATAATCAGCCGCTTTTACATATGGCCAAGGATTTTTTTGAGAATCTAGAAGCAGAAAGGTTTTTTCTACACCTAATTCTTTTGCTTGATTTTTCAAATTTTCCATCTCGTTTCCGCCACCAATTACAGCGATGGAATGTATCAAATTTTCGTCTAAAAGTCTGCGATGGACTTTCATCAGTTCTGCATAACCTTTTCTATGGTGTAGTCTTCCAATAGAAATAAAAGTTGGTCTTATCTCGAAATCTGCTTGAAATTCTTCTGCTTTTTTTCTTACTTCTGGAAGTTTTATTACATTGTAAATCACAGAACTTTTCGGATAAGAAACGCCGTACAAATCTTCTATCACTTGTCTGGTTTGCGCAGCTCCAAAAATCATCCAGTCGAATTTTTTCATCAGATTGATGCGTTTCATGACTCTGTTTTGGTCTGTGTCATAACTTACATCTGTATGAAACCAGCCGATTTTTCTAGTTTTTTTGTTGGGAGAATTCAGCACCATTTCAAATTCTGAATAACCTGGCGAAACTTCTATGTCAAAGTCATCCTTTACTTTTAAAGCATATAAAACGGAAGGAAATTTGTCATAAATTTCTAGTTTCAGCCTTCTTAATCCGAGTTGAA contains the following coding sequences:
- a CDS encoding serine O-acetyltransferase; its protein translation is MNYSIIQKDFYRESGKWLSTGEIWAKCINPNLHYVYLLRKCQQHYKKSVLGIFWRFVLRHHQIKYGFQIYPETQIGEGFYLGHWGTVVINPKVKIGKNCNIMHGVTIAQANRGKHVGVPEIGNEVWIGTNAVIVGKIKVGNNVLIAPNVYLNTDVPDNSVVVGNPAQIISKLNATEDYINHKV
- a CDS encoding glycosyltransferase, which codes for MENQKKIKVLFRLRSLEMGGVPRVILDLLRNLPKDKFDFTLMLNLYQGELVTEIPKDIKLIVVEKGREQMSKNPFIQKIQLGLRRLKLEIYDKFPSVLYALKVKDDFDIEVSPGYSEFEMVLNSPNKKTRKIGWFHTDVSYDTDQNRVMKRINLMKKFDWMIFGAAQTRQVIEDLYGVSYPKSSVIYNVIKLPEVRKKAEEFQADFEIRPTFISIGRLHHRKGYAELMKVHRRLLDENLIHSIAVIGGGNEMENLKNQAKELGVEKTFLLLDSQKNPWPYVKAADYFVLPSKSESYPLTIGEVMGLHKPIISTNVGGIPEMIDDGKDGILVNFDENEIFEAMKRFLTEPELVKKIIEGTQSADKKFDEKKIYQQVTEVFEQQYKKLIK
- a CDS encoding glycosyltransferase family 2 protein; amino-acid sequence: MKKITIITPTYNRAKTLPKVFESLLNQSFKDFLWIVLDDGSTDNTSTVVENFQLMNPFFEIIYKKDKNRHKFLTVLEGVKMVKTPYFMVVDSDDAYPEDALENLISEVEKIENQDDYISVMGLSADENGKIVGDKYPNEGFDGSIFEMRYKYKVRGDKFGIFITKTYQREVSDKDFSHYEGKGYIPQSVIFNEYDARGIKTRFANKIVRFYLKDDDDEASVSNTRWSGKNFFGLTEGHLSFLNSYGNQLFFYPKALLRNLIGYQTYALKSGRKIPTLFNEIKNPVIKVLGILTLPFSIIYKKLK
- a CDS encoding glycosyltransferase: MEKKKILIRIGSLRHGGAEKVLVTFLKNLPKDKYEIDLLLNLYSGKYLAEVPDWISVLYLNKGEMITTNRIQDIPKKAYRVLYQKLLKKFPKILYSTVLKNKKYDVEFAAIHGMRDDILDSPIKSSKKIVWIHNDLRKTKFHNYTDQEIRKFFGFDKIMVISEHIQKDFESLVQNEVEKSKIVRIYNPLDTEEILLKSQDPRIKNQDQQTTTDKQQPTFVSVGTVFPQKGFDRLLKVHKKLLDEGFKHRIQIIGDGYDFENIKNLKTELGVNETAEMLGFTDNPYPSIKAADFYILSSRYEGFPTVLFEAITLKKNIIATDVSGVQEMLENGNLGLIVENSEEGIYEGMKKALTEPDFFEQYQENLKEYKMPFNLENSVNKIMEIIDYI